A region of the Streptomyces durocortorensis genome:
TGCCCACCACTGCCGCGGCGATCCCTGCCTCCAGGGCCCGGTCGGCGGTGGCGATGAGCCGGGTGTCGGCGGGGCGGGCGCGGCCCACGGTGAAGCTGACCGCCGAGTCGCCCGCCCAGCCGTCGAGGAGGGCGCCCGTGTCCACGCTGACCAGGTCCCCGTCCCGCAGCGGCTCGGCCGAGGGGATGCCGTGCACGATCGCGTCGTTGACCGAGACGCAGACGACGGCCGGGAAGGGCGTGGAGGCGAAGTGGGGCCGGTAGTTCAGGAACGGCGAGGAGGCGCCGGCCTCGCTCAGCACCTCGCGGGCCGCCTCGTCCAGTTGGCGCGGGGTCACGCCGACCGCCGCGACTTTCCGCGTACGGGTCAGGATCTGCGCGACGATCCGGCCGGCCTCGCGCATCGCTTCGATGTCGGTGTCTGTCTTGATGTGAACCATGCCCATTACTATACCGGTCGAAGCGGTATAGTAATGACGGTATAGAAATGGTGCACCGTGGTAGGGTGGCCGCATGGTCCGCACCCCCCTGACCCCCGAAGAGCGCCTGCGCGGCGAGCGGCTCGGCCTGCTGCTCCGCGAAGCGCGCGGGGAGCGCAGCATGGCAGCCGTCGCCGCGAGCGCCGGAATCTCCACGGAGACCCTCCGCAAGATCGAGACCGGCCGCGCCCCGACCCCGGCCTTCTTCACCGTGGCCGCCCTCGCCGGCGCGCTGGGCCTCTCCCTGGACGAGATCCTCGGCGGCTGCGCACCGGAACCGGTCGCGGTGCCGCTGATCGCGTAGTGCCCCCTCCGGAGGCATGCAGGGCGTAGGGTCGCGCCCGTGACTCTCCAGGACTTCGCCCGCAGCGAATACGTCAGCCTGACCACCTACCGGAAGGACGGCACGCCCGTCGCCACGCCCGTCTGGGCGGCCGCCGAGGGTGGTGTGCTGTACGTCTGGACCCGCTCCGACTCGTGGAAGGTCAAGCGGCTGCGCAACAACAGCAAGGTCGTCGTGACCGTCTGCGACGTGCGGGGCCGGATCGCCGATGGGGCCCCGAGCGCCGAAGGCACCGCCACGCTCCTCGACGAGGACGCGACCCGTGCGGTGCGCAAGCTGCTGGCCCGCAAGTACACGTGGAAGTTCTGGCTGGTCGACTGGCCCGCCATGGTCGCCCGGCTCGGCAAGCGCCCGCACACCGGGGTCGCCGTCACGTTCTGAGCCTTCCGCGCCTTCCGGGTCCGTTCGCCGGAGCGCGCGGGGGGCGCACGACGCGGCTGCCGTGCTCCCGCCGCAGTGTGCCCGAAAGCTGCGCGTAGCCGTCCCGTAACACACCTGCGGTCGAATGCCTCCGGACTGGAAGGTTCCAGTCGACGGTCGGCGAGGGCGACGATGACGGTGTATCAGCAGGCGGTGGAAGTAGGAGAGTTCGCGCGATACCTACGCGATCTGGCGGCGCGACTGGACCCCGGGCGCGGCTGGTACGGGGTCTTCGTCCGGCGCGACCCGGCGGGCATGCGGTCCTGCCTGGACGGAGTGGAGGTCCCGCCCTGGGATGTGGTCGAGTCCCTGCTCGCGGACCTGGCTGCGCTGCACGGCGCACGCTTCGCCGAGCAGGTCTCGGTCCGGGCGGCCGCCCTCTACTCGGCCTCCGCCACCGCCCACGACCGGCGGCCCGGCGGACGCCAGGAGCTCGTCCACCGGCTGGAGTTGATGATCGGCGAGCAGGGCCGGGCGGCACAACGGCTGCGCGACGCCGGGGCCGCCGACACGGACCCGGCCGACCCCGAGGCGCTGGCCTGGGCCCGCGACGACCACGCGCGGGCCTCGGCGCGCTGCGCGGAACTGCGCAAGCGGCTGGCGGCGGTGACTGTGCCGGACGCGTACGCCGGACCTGCCCCGGCACCGGATGCGCAGCCCGCCCCCGCCCCCGCCCCCGCCCCCGCCCCTGGCCGCCCGGGCGTCGCGCCCGATGCGGATGTCTCCGGGCCGGAGGAGCCTGCCGTCGGCCACCCCCGGGTGGCGGCCGATGCGTATGCCTCCGCGCCTGAGGCCCCCGCCCCGGCCGCGTACCCGGCCCCTGCGCCCGACGCCCCTGCGCCCGGTCGCCCGCGCGTGGCGCCCGCCGTGTCTGCGGCCCCCGCCGCCGAGCCCTCGCGCAAGAAGCCGCGCGGTGCCCGGTTCGCCGGGCTGGAGGTCGACGACGAGGCGACCGGCTACGCCCCCTCGCCGGTGCCCGTGCTGCCCGCCCCCGCGCGGCCCGGGGCCTCCGCCCCGCGCGGCGCCCGCTTCGGCGGCGCGGGTG
Encoded here:
- the map gene encoding type I methionyl aminopeptidase — translated: MVHIKTDTDIEAMREAGRIVAQILTRTRKVAAVGVTPRQLDEAAREVLSEAGASSPFLNYRPHFASTPFPAVVCVSVNDAIVHGIPSAEPLRDGDLVSVDTGALLDGWAGDSAVSFTVGRARPADTRLIATADRALEAGIAAAVVGNRIGDIAHAIGTVCRDAGYGIMEGYGGHGIGRSMHEDPPVPNEGRPGRGMPLRHGMVLAIEPMLIAGGGDAFREDRDGWTLRTADGTRAAHSEHTVAVTDGGPRVLTAL
- a CDS encoding PPOX class F420-dependent oxidoreductase, producing the protein MTLQDFARSEYVSLTTYRKDGTPVATPVWAAAEGGVLYVWTRSDSWKVKRLRNNSKVVVTVCDVRGRIADGAPSAEGTATLLDEDATRAVRKLLARKYTWKFWLVDWPAMVARLGKRPHTGVAVTF
- a CDS encoding helix-turn-helix domain-containing protein; translation: MVRTPLTPEERLRGERLGLLLREARGERSMAAVAASAGISTETLRKIETGRAPTPAFFTVAALAGALGLSLDEILGGCAPEPVAVPLIA